The Rhodobacter sp. genome segment TGGCCGCCGCCCTGACCCTGACCACCGCCCTGCCCGCGTTCGCCCTGGCCCCCGAGGGGTGGTCGCCCCTGCTGGAGCCCGCGCAACTGAGCGCGCTGCTCGCGCAACACGGCGACGAGATCCGCATCGTGCAGATCACCGGCGATTACGCCGCCGGGCATATCCCCGGTGCCGAGTGGTCGCCCTATGCCGCCTGGCGCTCGGACATGCCGAACCCGGGCGCGCTGCGCGATCTCGCGCATCTGCAAACCGTCGTGCGCGAGTTGGGGATCGACACCGACACGCCCGTCGTCGTGGTGCACGCGGGCGCCAATGCCACCGACATGGGGGCCGCCGCGCGGGTTTACTGGACCCTGAAATCGCTGGGGATCGCGGACCTGGCGCTGCTGAACGGCGGGCTGGCCGCCTGGAGCGGCGCGGGCCTGCCGACCGAAACCGCGCCGGCCTCGGCCCTTCCGTCGGAATATGTCGCGCATTGGAGCGATGCCTGGCGCGCAACCACCGACCAGGTGACGCAAATGGCCGCCGACGGCAGCGCCCGGTTGCTGGACGCGCGCCCGGCGGATTTCTTCGAGGGGCTGACCTGGTCGGTTGCCGCGCCCGGCACGATCCACGGCGCGGACAACGTGGCCTATTCGCAATTCTTCGACGGCACGCGCCTGGTCGGGGCGGATCGCATCCGCGCCCTCGCCGGGCAATCGGGTTATGCCCAGGGCACCACGGCGGTCAGCTTCTGCAACACCGGGCACTGGGCCGCGATCAACTGGTTCGCCCTGTCCGAGGTCGCCGGCTACGACGATGTGCGCCTCTATGCCGAGAGCATGGCGGAATACACCGCCGACGGCAGCCGTCCACTGGATCACGCGCCGAACCGGCTGCAATACGCCTGGCGCGCGACCTCGCGCTGGGTGGCGGGGCTGTTCTGATGACCGCGCGCCGTCTTGCGATGACCCTGCTGGGGCTGGCGGTGGTCGGCGCGGTGGCGCTGGCCGCGGGGCCGCGCTCGGGCCTGCTGGTGGCGATCGGAATCGGCTTTGGCCTGGTTCTGGAAGGGTTGCGATTCGGCTTTGCCGGGCCCTGGCGCCTGATGATCGCCGAACGCGACGCGCGCGGACTGATCGCGCAGGTCCTGGCCATCGGCCTGACCGCCGCCGTGGCCTTTCCGTTGCTGGCCGCGAACCCTGTCGAGCTGGCCCCGGCCCATGCCCCGATCGGGCTGGGCATGTTGATCGGCGCGTTTGTGTTTGGCGCGACGATGCAGGTGGTGATGGGTTGCGGATCGGGCACGCTGGTGAACGCGGGCTCGGGCAACTTGGTGGGGTTGGTCGCGCTGGCCGGATTTGTCGCCGGCGCCTTTCTGGGCACGCTCAACGCGGGATTCTGGGGCGGGCTGCCGGGGTTGCCGATGGTCTCGGCGCAGTCTCTGGCCGGGCCCACGGGCGGGCTGGCCCTGACGCTGGGCGGGCTGGCGCTGCTGGCGGTTCTGTTCGCCTGGCGCGCGGCGCCGGGCAAGCGCCTGCCGCCGGCGCGCCTGTTCTGGGCGGCGGCTCTGCTGGCGGCGCTGGCCATCGGCAATCTGGTGGTCGCCGGGCAGGCCTGGGGCATCGTCTACGGGTTGGGCCTGTGGGGCGCCAAGATCGCGACCGCCCTGGGCGCCGATCTGAGCGCCTCGGCCTATTGGGCGGAGCCGGGCAACGTGACGCGGCTGTCGCAGTCGATCCTGACGGACGTCACCTCGCTGACCGACATCGGCCTGATCCTGGGCGCGTTCCTGGTGGTCAACGCCCGCAAGGCCCCGGGCGCGCCGGTCGCCCCGCTGGCGCCGCGCGGATGGGCGCTGGTGCTGGTCGCGGGCGTGGTGCTGGGCTATTCCAGCCGCATGGCGCTGGGGTGCAATGTCGGGGCGTTCTTTTCGGGCATCTCGACCGGGTCGCTGCACGGCTGGGCCTGGTTTGTCGCCGCTTTTGCCGGCTCGGCGCTGGGGCTGAGGCTGCGCCCCTTCGTGCTGGTTCCGGCGCGACGCCCCAGCGAGGTCGCCGCATGAGCCGCCCTCTGGTTGCCCTGATCGCCCTGTCGGCGCTGGCCGCGCTGCTGGTCTGGGATGCCGCCGTCAGCGGCCTGCCCCAACCCTATGCCTTTCCCGCCGCGCTGGCGCTGGGATCGGGCGCGGCGCCGACGGGCGCGCATTGCACGCAGAACTGATCGGTCCGGCGGCCCTGCAACGGGCCGCCGATCGCCGCGCATTACCGCTGGAAGCCGGCGCTCCCCCCGGCTAGTCTGACGCCCGGAATCCATTTCAGGACGGGAGCTTTCCATGAAACTGTTCAAAGCCGCGGCCCTTGTCGGGGCGTTTGCCCTTTCCGGTTGCGTCGATGTCGATCTGACGACGACGATCACCGGCGCCGACCAGGCCAGCGTGACCGGCAACATGACCATCCAGCGCCAGATGCTCGAGATGATGGGCGGCACCGACAATTTCTGCTCGGCCGACGAAGGCGGCACGCTGGTGATGACCGAAACCGAGGCGCGTTGCGACCTGTCGATCTCGGGCACTTTTGCCGAGGTGTTCGAGAAGACCCCCGACGAGCCGCATCCGACGGCGACCGATCTGGGCGACGGCACCGTGCGTGTGACCTTCCCGCTGGCCGAAATGACGGCCGAATCCGACCAGTTGCGCGCCGATCCGCAGATGGCGCAGATGATGCGCCCGATGCTGGAAGGCCATGTCTTCACCATCCGCGTCGCCGGGGCCGAGGTCGTCTCGTCGAACGGGACGATCAACGACGATCACACCCAGGCGACCTGGACCTTCAACCTGGTGGACATCCTGGACCCCGAGGTCCAGATGCCCGACACGTTCGAGACGGTGGTCCGCTACTGAGCCGGGCGCGCCAGGGTGTCCAGCGCCCTGGCGATCCGTTCGAAAGAGGCGCGCGCGCCCTCGGCGAGGGTTCGCGCGCGCAGATAGCCGTGCACCAGACCCGGCTCTTCCGTCAGGGACACGGGCACGCCCGCCTCGGCCAGGCGGGCCGCGTATTCCACGCCGTGCGATGCCAGCGGGTCGGCCTCGGCGGTGAAGATCGCGGTCGGCGGAAGGTCGCTGTAATCGGTCGCCGCCAGGGCCTCGGCCGTCACGTCGCCCCGGGGCGGCGGCCCGTCGAAACGGATCTCATGGTAATAGAGGCAATCGGCGGCGGTCAGCATGGGGGCGTGGGCGTGGCGGATCATGCTGGGCATGTCGGCGTCCGAGGTCAGCCCCGGGTAGATCAGCACCTGCCCGCGAATGCGCCCGGGCCGAGTCGCGCAGATCGACGCCGCCAGACTGCCCCCCGCGCTGTCGCCCACCAGGACAAGCGGCCCGTCCAGCGCGTCCACCACCGCCACGCAATCGTCGTAATGCGCGGGGTGCCGGTGCTCGGGCGCCAGCCGGTAATCCACCGCGATCAGGGTCACCTGCGCGGCCTCGGCCAGGTCGGCGACGATGGAATCGTGGCTGTGCAACCCGCCGACCACGAAGCCGCCGCCATGGAAATAGACCCCCGTGACATCGGCCCTGGGCGCGGTCGGGATGTAGCGCCGGCAAGGCACGCCGGCGATCGTCCGATCCTCGGTCCGCAGGCCCGGCGGGTGCGGCTGGTCGAAGCGCGCGCACGAGGTGTCATAGACCGCGCGCTGCCGGGCCATCGACAAGGTAACCGCGTCCGGCGGATAGTCGGCCTCGGTCATGGCGATGAAGGCGCGCAAATCGGCCGGCAGCCAGGAATAGTCGCTTGGGTCACGGGTCATGCGGGGGCTCCCAGGGTTGCGCGCAGCGCGGCGATCAGCTTGCGCCAGACGGCGCGGTGGCGGTTGCGGTAGTGGATCGCGGCAAAGATCGGCTGGGTCAGCACCGGCGCGTCGGCGACGAACCGGGCCTGCCCCTGCGCCACCAGCCGCCGCGCCGCACCAACCTGTTGATAACCGGCCGCGCCAAAGGCCAGGATCATGCCGCGCACCGTGGCGTTCTGCCCGGCCGACAGCGGCGGCGCGGACAGATGCGGCAGCAGGGCCTCGTGCGTGCGGGCAAAGGCCGGCGACAGATTGGCCATCACATAGCGTTCGGCAGCGATGTCGGCCAGTCGCGGCGCCGGGTCACCGCTGGACCCGGCGCCTGGCGCGACCATGCGATAGGCCAGTTCGCCCAGCGTTTCGAAATGCAGGTCGGGCGACGGGTGCGGCGAAAACAACAGCGCAAGATCCAGCAACCCGCCCTGAACGTCGCGGCACATCTGCGCGGAATAGTCGGCCTCGATATAGATCGCAGCCTGCGGCAGCAGCGCGCGGATCGCCTGAACCCAATGCGCGGGATCGTCGGCGGCGAGGTCGTTCTGCAAACCCAGCCTGAGGGTCATCGCCCGCCCCTCGGCCCCGCGCGCGGCCGCGCGGGCCTCGGTCATGGCGTGCCGCAGGGCGCGGGCGTGGGGTTCGAAGCGCAGCCCCTCGGTGGTCAGTTCGCACCCCGCGCGCGAGCGGCGCATCAGCGTCACCCCCAGCACCCGCTCCAGCGACGCCAGCCGGCCCGAGACGGTGGATTGCGTGACGCCCAGCCGTTCCGCGCTGCGGTGGAAGCTGTGCGTTTCGCACAGGTCCAGAAACGTGTCGATCTGATCGGGTTGCATCGCGATCAGCCCGGGTAAACCGCCGCCTCGTAGAGCGCGCGAACCCGGTCCGTCAACGGCCCCGGCACGCCCATGCCGATCACGCGACCGTCGATGCGGGTGACCGCCGTGACGCCGCCCAGCGTGCCGGTGACGAAGCTTTCGTCGGCGGAATAGACCTGCGCCAGGGTGAAGTCGCCCTCGTGCACACGGATCCCGTCCGCGCGTGCGGCGTCGATGACCGCGCGCTGGGTGATCCCGCGAAACGAATAGGCCCCGCTCGAGGTCCAGATCTCGCCCCGCCGGACGACGAAGAAATTGGTCGAGTTGCACGAGGCCACGAAGCCGCGCGGGTCCAGCATCAGCGCCTCGTCCGCGCCGGCGTTGATGGCCTGGATCAGCGCCTGGATCAGGTTCAGCCGCGAATGCGAGTTCAGGTGCAGGTCGAACACATCGGGCCCCGAGGTTCGGAAAGTTGATGTGAACAGCGTCAGCCCCCGGGCGCGCGTCTCGGGGCGCGGGGTCTTGTATTCGGCGGTGACGACGACGGTCGGCCCCGACACGAGGAAGCGCGGGTCCTGGTTGGCGGTCGCCTTGACGCCCCGGGTCACCATCAGGCGCAGGTGGGCGCCGTCCGTCATCCGGTTCGCGGCGATCACCCCGTCGATGGCGGCATTGATCCCGTCCCGGCCCTGGGGAATGTCCAGGGCGATGGACCGTGCGCCTTCGAACAGCCGGTCGAGATGGGCCTCGCGCTGCAAGATGCGCCCGCGCACCAGCCTCAGCCCCTCCCACACGCCGTCGCCAAAGCCAAAGCCCGCGTCGAACACGCTGACCACCGCCTGCGCCTTTGGCACCAGCGCGCCGTTCACCCAGACCAGGACCTGGTCATTGCGCGGATCGGCGACATAGCCCTGCGCGGCGGTCGTGGTTGACGTGGTGCTCATCGGGTCCCCCTGCTGCGGTCCCGATTGGGGGCAAAGGGGGCGGGACTGTCAAGGCGCGACCTTGCACCCCGGCCCGTCGCGTGCCGACGTCAGTCGAGGGAATAGCCCGCGCCGCGCACCGTGCGGATCAGATCCTCGCCGCCGCGCGCGCCGATCGCCTTGCGCAACCGGCCGATATGCACGTCCACGGTGCGGGTATCGACATAAATGTCGCGCCCCCAGACCCGGTCGAGCAGCGCCTCGCGGGTCCAGACGCGGCCCGGTTTCTCCATCAGCGCCGCCAGCAGGCGGAATTCGGTCGGCCCCAGGTGCAGTTCGGCGCCCGCGCGGTGGACGCGGTGGGTTTCGGGGTCCAGCCGCAGGTCCCGCACCTCGAGCGCCTGGCCCGCGCGCGCGGGCCGCACGCGGCGCAGGTTGGCGCGCACCCGCGCCAGCAGTTCGGTCACCGAATAGGGTTTGGTGATATAATCGTCCGCGCCCGTTTCCAGCCCCCGCACGCGGTCGCTTTCGTCCGAGCGCGCCGAAACCATGATGATCGCCGCATCGGCGGCGCCGCGCTGCGCCTTGAGTTGGCGGCAGACCTCGATCCCCGAGACGCGCGGCAGCATCCAGTCCAGCAAGATCACATCGGGCGATTCCTCGGCCACCAGCAGCAAGGCTTCTTCGCCGTCCGAGGCCGTGGCGACCCGAAAACCGGCGGCTTCCAGGTTGTAGCTGAGCAGCGCGCGTTGTGCCGGCTCGTCATCGACGACCAACACCAGGGGATTGTCGTTGCGGCTCATGGCGGATTATCCGTGCGGCACGTCGATCGAGGCGGTGGACTGCCCCTTGGGCCGGTCGCCGGGCCGTTCGCCGGTGGCCAGGAACACGACCTGCTCGGCCGCGCCCGTCACCAGGTCGCCCATCCGTTCGACGTTCTTGGCGATGAAGGTGTAGTGCAGGCAGGCCGAGATGTTGCGCGGGTCTTCCATCATGTGGGTGATGAACTCGCGGAACAGGGCGTTGGTCATGTGATCGACCTCGACATCGCGGGCGATCACGTCCTCGGCCAGGGCCACGTCCAGCCGCGCAAAGGCGTCGAGCATGTCCTTCAACATCTGCCCGACCTGGCGCGCCTGGCGGCGGATCGCGGCGCTTGCACCCTCGATCTGCGGGCCGGCGGCGAGCACCGGAACACGCTTTGCCATGTTTTTCGCGTAGTCGCCCAGCCGTTCGATATCGGCGGCCATTTTCATCACCGCGATCACCGCGCGCAGATCGCCGGCCTGCGGCTGACGCAACGCCAACAGGCGCACCACCTGGCTGTCGATCTCCTCCTCGAGCCGGTCGATGGCGCGGTCGCCCGCGACCACCTGCTGCGCCAGATCCTCGTCGCGCTCTTCGAGTGCGCGCGCCGCCAGTGTGATCGCCTCTTCGACACGCCCGCCCATGCCCAGCATGGAATCCCGGATACGCTCGAGGTCTTCGTCAAAGGTGGAATCGATATGCAGGCGGGTCATGGAGGGGTCTCTCTTGCGTTTGCGGCACCTTAGCCCGCGAATATGACACTTCGGTGACGGTTCAGGCGATCGGCAGGGCCACGGCAAAGGTGCTGCCCTCGCCGCGGGTCGAGCGGATCGTGAACTTTCCCCGGTGACGATTGATGATGTGCTTGACGATGGCCAGCCCCAGCCCGGTGCCCCCCATCGCGCGCGAGCGGTGGCCGTCCACGCGGTAGAACCGTTCGGTCAACCGCGGCAGGTGAATGGCGTCGATGCCGTCGCCATGGTCGCGCACCAGCACCTTCAACACCGGCCCCGGCAGTCCCGGCAACGAATCGACCCGGTCCAGCGACACCTCGATCCGGCCGCCCGAGGCCCCGTATTTCAGCGCGTTCTCGATCAGGTTGTGAAAGACCTGCACCAACTGGTCACGGTCGCCGGGGATCGTCGGGGCCTCGGGCAGATCGCGGAAATCCACCACCAGCCCCGCGTCGTCGATCTGCGGGCGCAGCGCGGCCAGCGTGGCGCGCAACACCTCGGACAGCGACACCGGCGTGCGCGGGCGCACCTTTTCCTCGGCCTCGACGCGCGACAGCGACAGCAGATCGCTGACCAGTCGCGACATGCGCTGCGCCTCGCGTTCCATGATGTCCAGGAATTGCGCGGTGGCGGCCGGGTCGTTGCGCGCGGGCCCTTTCAGCGTCTCGATGAAACCGGCCAGCACGGTCAGCGGCGAGCGCATCTCGTGGCTGACATTCGCCACGAAATCGCGGCGCTGTTGCTCGGCCTCCTCGACATGGCTGATGTCGCGCAGGGTGACCAGCACCCCGGGCAGGCCCTGTTCGGGCACCAACGGCACCGCGGTCAGCCTGAGCACCGTCTCGCGGGTGGGCGAGGTCTGGAACATCCGCGCCTCGAACCCGGGATGCCCGCGCGCGCCCTCGGCCAGCGATGCCAGCGCCCGGTCGAGCGCGGCCGCGGGCTCGGGCTGGCGCAGATAGCTGAGCGCCGAGGCGCCGGTCAGGGGCGCGGAAAACAGTTCGCGGGCGGCGGGATTGGCCAGCAGGATGCGGCGATCCTGCCCCACCAGCAGCGCCGGATCGGGCATCGCGTCAAGCAAGGCACCGCAATGAGTCAGGTCGGCAGTCATGGCAAAGGGCATCGTCTGGGTCCGGCTGTCGATCTTGTCGCAAGGCTTTGTAACAGAACGATGACACCGCGTCCCCTGTCCTCGGTGCCAGAGGTCCCGGGCCGCGCGTCAAAGACCGGGCAGGTCCAGAACCAGCGCCGCGTGATCGCTGGCACGGGGCCGTGCACCCCCCACATCGGCAAGCCGCGCCTGCGGCCCGCCCGCGTCACGCCCCAGGCCCGCGCGCATGGCCACCGGCACCGCCCCGGGCCAGCGCCGCGCCAGCGCGGGCGAGGCGATCATGCCGTCCGGGCAGCCGCGATGGCCGACCCCATCCCACCAGGTCCAGCGGTCGGCTTCGGGCATCCGGTCGATCAGGTCCACGCCAAAGGGCCCCAAAAGCGGCGCCACGGCGCGCGCGCGCTGTCGGCGCGGGTCGTTCAGATCGCCCAGCACCAGCCACAGCGCCCGCGCGGGGTCGTCGAAGCGGCGCTCGATCAGGCGGCGGACCGCGCTCGCCTCGGTCCACCGCTGCGCCCAGGCCGCCGCGGCCTCTGGATAGGGCGCCTTGAAATGCACGATGAACAGGCTCAACGCGCCCAGATCGACCTCAAGACAATCGCGCGCGAACACGCGCCCGTCGCCGCGTTCGCTGGCCAGCCCCAGCGCGCGCGCCGACTGCCGCGCGTGACTGCGCGCCGCAAAGGGCCGCCGCGCCATCGCCGCAAGATCGCGCCCACCGCCATCGTTGCCGGGCAGACAGGCGCGCCAG includes the following:
- a CDS encoding sulfurtransferase — translated: MTLSRRPALALAAALTLTTALPAFALAPEGWSPLLEPAQLSALLAQHGDEIRIVQITGDYAAGHIPGAEWSPYAAWRSDMPNPGALRDLAHLQTVVRELGIDTDTPVVVVHAGANATDMGAAARVYWTLKSLGIADLALLNGGLAAWSGAGLPTETAPASALPSEYVAHWSDAWRATTDQVTQMAADGSARLLDARPADFFEGLTWSVAAPGTIHGADNVAYSQFFDGTRLVGADRIRALAGQSGYAQGTTAVSFCNTGHWAAINWFALSEVAGYDDVRLYAESMAEYTADGSRPLDHAPNRLQYAWRATSRWVAGLF
- a CDS encoding YeeE/YedE family protein, which produces MTARRLAMTLLGLAVVGAVALAAGPRSGLLVAIGIGFGLVLEGLRFGFAGPWRLMIAERDARGLIAQVLAIGLTAAVAFPLLAANPVELAPAHAPIGLGMLIGAFVFGATMQVVMGCGSGTLVNAGSGNLVGLVALAGFVAGAFLGTLNAGFWGGLPGLPMVSAQSLAGPTGGLALTLGGLALLAVLFAWRAAPGKRLPPARLFWAAALLAALAIGNLVVAGQAWGIVYGLGLWGAKIATALGADLSASAYWAEPGNVTRLSQSILTDVTSLTDIGLILGAFLVVNARKAPGAPVAPLAPRGWALVLVAGVVLGYSSRMALGCNVGAFFSGISTGSLHGWAWFVAAFAGSALGLRLRPFVLVPARRPSEVAA
- a CDS encoding alpha/beta hydrolase, yielding MTRDPSDYSWLPADLRAFIAMTEADYPPDAVTLSMARQRAVYDTSCARFDQPHPPGLRTEDRTIAGVPCRRYIPTAPRADVTGVYFHGGGFVVGGLHSHDSIVADLAEAAQVTLIAVDYRLAPEHRHPAHYDDCVAVVDALDGPLVLVGDSAGGSLAASICATRPGRIRGQVLIYPGLTSDADMPSMIRHAHAPMLTAADCLYYHEIRFDGPPPRGDVTAEALAATDYSDLPPTAIFTAEADPLASHGVEYAARLAEAGVPVSLTEEPGLVHGYLRARTLAEGARASFERIARALDTLARPAQ
- a CDS encoding LysR family transcriptional regulator, which codes for MQPDQIDTFLDLCETHSFHRSAERLGVTQSTVSGRLASLERVLGVTLMRRSRAGCELTTEGLRFEPHARALRHAMTEARAAARGAEGRAMTLRLGLQNDLAADDPAHWVQAIRALLPQAAIYIEADYSAQMCRDVQGGLLDLALLFSPHPSPDLHFETLGELAYRMVAPGAGSSGDPAPRLADIAAERYVMANLSPAFARTHEALLPHLSAPPLSAGQNATVRGMILAFGAAGYQQVGAARRLVAQGQARFVADAPVLTQPIFAAIHYRNRHRAVWRKLIAALRATLGAPA
- a CDS encoding aminotransferase class IV produces the protein MSTTSTTTAAQGYVADPRNDQVLVWVNGALVPKAQAVVSVFDAGFGFGDGVWEGLRLVRGRILQREAHLDRLFEGARSIALDIPQGRDGINAAIDGVIAANRMTDGAHLRLMVTRGVKATANQDPRFLVSGPTVVVTAEYKTPRPETRARGLTLFTSTFRTSGPDVFDLHLNSHSRLNLIQALIQAINAGADEALMLDPRGFVASCNSTNFFVVRRGEIWTSSGAYSFRGITQRAVIDAARADGIRVHEGDFTLAQVYSADESFVTGTLGGVTAVTRIDGRVIGMGVPGPLTDRVRALYEAAVYPG
- the phoB gene encoding phosphate regulon transcriptional regulator PhoB, with translation MSRNDNPLVLVVDDEPAQRALLSYNLEAAGFRVATASDGEEALLLVAEESPDVILLDWMLPRVSGIEVCRQLKAQRGAADAAIIMVSARSDESDRVRGLETGADDYITKPYSVTELLARVRANLRRVRPARAGQALEVRDLRLDPETHRVHRAGAELHLGPTEFRLLAALMEKPGRVWTREALLDRVWGRDIYVDTRTVDVHIGRLRKAIGARGGEDLIRTVRGAGYSLD
- the phoU gene encoding phosphate signaling complex protein PhoU, with amino-acid sequence MTRLHIDSTFDEDLERIRDSMLGMGGRVEEAITLAARALEERDEDLAQQVVAGDRAIDRLEEEIDSQVVRLLALRQPQAGDLRAVIAVMKMAADIERLGDYAKNMAKRVPVLAAGPQIEGASAAIRRQARQVGQMLKDMLDAFARLDVALAEDVIARDVEVDHMTNALFREFITHMMEDPRNISACLHYTFIAKNVERMGDLVTGAAEQVVFLATGERPGDRPKGQSTASIDVPHG
- a CDS encoding PAS domain-containing protein, producing MTADLTHCGALLDAMPDPALLVGQDRRILLANPAARELFSAPLTGASALSYLRQPEPAAALDRALASLAEGARGHPGFEARMFQTSPTRETVLRLTAVPLVPEQGLPGVLVTLRDISHVEEAEQQRRDFVANVSHEMRSPLTVLAGFIETLKGPARNDPAATAQFLDIMEREAQRMSRLVSDLLSLSRVEAEEKVRPRTPVSLSEVLRATLAALRPQIDDAGLVVDFRDLPEAPTIPGDRDQLVQVFHNLIENALKYGASGGRIEVSLDRVDSLPGLPGPVLKVLVRDHGDGIDAIHLPRLTERFYRVDGHRSRAMGGTGLGLAIVKHIINRHRGKFTIRSTRGEGSTFAVALPIA
- a CDS encoding endonuclease/exonuclease/phosphatase family protein, whose translation is MRVLTFNVQNLRLRHNRGRARLDGARDSDEAADALDYADRRLTAAILARSDADVCALQEVFDRATLDYFHDHLLRAAGAAPWPWRACLPGNDGGGRDLAAMARRPFAARSHARQSARALGLASERGDGRVFARDCLEVDLGALSLFIVHFKAPYPEAAAAWAQRWTEASAVRRLIERRFDDPARALWLVLGDLNDPRRQRARAVAPLLGPFGVDLIDRMPEADRWTWWDGVGHRGCPDGMIASPALARRWPGAVPVAMRAGLGRDAGGPQARLADVGGARPRASDHAALVLDLPGL